The Archangium primigenium genomic interval GGGCCTGGGTGGACGCCAGCACCGGGCGCGGCGCCACCTTGCGGGGCTTGGGCTTGCCCAGGGACGAGGCGGTGGACGAGGCGGCGGCGAGCACCGCCGCGCGCTCGGCGGCGGTGATGGGCGGCAGCGCGTTGAGCGTCTGGGACTTGGGCCCGGCGCCGGGCGCCCGCGGCTCCAGCGGCTTGAGGGGCCGCCGGTAGATGAACGAGCCCTCCACCTCCACCATCTCGAAGCGGTCGTAGACCTTGAACAGGCTCTCCGAATAGCCGAGCAGCAAGAGGCCCCCGGGCCGCAGCGCCATGAGGAAGCGGTCCATCAGGGCGCGGATGGTGGGCAGGTCGAAGTAGATGATGACGTTGCGGCAGAGGATGAGGTCGAGCGACTCGGGCTTGACCTTCTCGAAGACGGGCACCGCGAGGTTCTGCCCGTCAAAGCGCACGTAGTCCTTGAGGGAGGAGACGATCTCCTGGCCGTCCTCCACGGGCCGGAAGAAGCGGATGCGGCGCTCGGTGGCCATGCCGGCCACGCGCCGGGCGGCGAAGCGCCCCTGCTTGGCGGCCTGCACGGCGGCGAGGTTCAGGTCGGTGGCCCACAGGTCCACCTCGATGGGCAGCGCGCCCAGCTCGGCGAGCACCATGGCCAGGCTGTAGGGCTCCTCCCCGGTGGCGCAGCCCGCGGACCAGATGGACACCCGGCGCATCTCCCGCCGGGCGCGCGCGAGCGCCTCGGGGAGGATGCGGCTCTCCAGGGCGCGGAACTGCTTGGGATCGCGGAAGAACTCCGTGTGGCCCACGGTGACGAGCGGCAGGAGCGCGCGCAGCTCGTCCTCCATGCCGCGCAGGCGCCGCACGTACTCCTCCGAGTCCTCGAGCCCCACGATGGGCATGCGCGTGGACAGGGCGAGCCGCAGGCTGTGGTAGCCGTCCGGGGTGATCTTCAGCCCCGCGCGCTCGAGCAGCAGGGAGGCCAGTTGCTGCAGGGCCCGGGAGGTCACTGTCAGCATGTCCGCACCCATTTGGTCAGCGTTGGTCCGATCTGGTCGAGTGGCAAGACTTCCTCGGCGGCGCCCAGACGAACGGCCTCCTTGGGCATGCCATACACGGCGCACGTCGCCTTGTCCTGCGCGATGGTGCGCCCACCCCGCTCGCGGATTTCCTTGAGGCCCCGCGCCCCGTCCCGTCCCATGCCCGTGAGGATGACGCCCAGCACGCGCGTGGAGAAGCTTTCCGCCGCGGACATGAGCAGAACATCACACGAGGGCCGGAAGCCGCGCACCGGTGGGCTCGGCTCCAGGGAGAGGAGGCCGCGGGGGCGCACGAGCAGGTGCGCCCCGGAGCGGGCGATGTAGATGCTCCCGGGGACCATGGCCTCGCCGTCCGAGGCCTCCACCACGCGCAGGACCGAGCTGGAGCCCAGCCACTGGGCGAGCCCCTCGGTGAACCCCTCGCTGATGTGCTGGCAGATGCACACGGGCGCGGGGAAGTCCGCGGGCAGCGTCTTGAGGAGCACCGAGAGCGCCTTGGGGCCTCCGAGCGACGAGGCGATGGCCACCAGGGGATAGGGGGCCGCCTCGGCCGTGGGCCGCACGGGCTTGGACTGGCCCACGGGCCGCGTCACCCGTACCTCGGCGAGCAGGAGCAGCTTGCGACCCACCGCCTGCCAGAAATCCAGGCCGGGCTCGGCGGGGCGCGGCAGGACGTCCACCGCCCCCGAGGCCAGCGCCTGGAAGGCCTCGGCGTCCGACAGGAGCCCCGGGTGCAGCGCGAGCACCGGCACGGGGCGCTCGCCCATCACCCGCGCGATGGCCTTGAGGGACTCGGGGCTGGACAGGTCCACCATGACCACGTCCGGATGCTGGCGCTGCACGCTCTCCAGGGCATCGGAGAACGCGCAGACGGTGCCGGACGGGGCCAGCACCGCCCCGTCGAACAGGCCGCGTGCTGCGCCACGGAACACTTCGCCCACGAGCAGCACGCGGTATGCGGACGCGCCCACGTCCAATGTCTCCCCTCCTCGTGCCCGCTCAGGTCAGCCGATCGATGGTCTGCGCCAGACTCTCCACGCCCAGCTCGCCCTTGACCAGGTAGGCATCCGCTCCCGCCTCGGCCCCGCGCCGCCTGTCTTCCGGAGACGCGAGCGAGGAAAGGACGATGACCGGGGTGCGGGCAAGACCCGCCGTCGACTTGAGTCGACGCGTGAACGAGAAGCCATCCAACCGCGGCATCTGGACGTCCGTGAGGATCAGATCATACGGCTGGGACTGGGCCCGGAGGTAGCCTTCCTCGCCATCCTGGGCCTCGTCCACGGAGTGGCCGAGGGCCTTGACCAGCGCGGACTCGGTGGCGCGGGCGATGGGCGAGTCGTCCACCAGGAGCACCTTGAGGCGCTTGATGGACGTGCCCTGGGTGACGGGCCGCGCCATGCGGCGCACCTCCGTCATGATGTCCGGCACGTGCAGGAGCACGGCGATGCGGCCGTCCTCCAGCGCGGCGGTGCCCGCGATGAAGGCGGCGCCCTTGAGGAACTCGCCGCCACACGGCTTGACCGCCACCTCGCGCTCGTCCACGAAGCCGTCCACCACCAGCGCGGCATGGTCGTCGCCATGACGCACCACCACGGCGGGCGGCTTGTCGAAGCGGTTGCCGCCGTTGACGCCGAGCAGCGGCCCCAGGCCCACCAGCGCGATGGGCTTGCCCCGGTGCTTGACCGCCAGGGTGCCGAAGACCTCCATGCGATCATCGGGCTTCACGCGCATCACCGCCACCACGTCCGCGGCGGGGATGCCGTACACGTCGTCGCCCAGGCGCACGAGCAGCACCTTCATGAGCGCCAGCGACTGGGGCAGGCGCAGGGTGAAGGTGGAGCCACGGCCCAGGCGGCTGACGATGCCCACCGAGCCGCCCAGGGACTCCACCTTCTTCTTCACGACGTCCATGCCCACGCCGCGCCCGGAGATGTCGGTGACCTCCTCGCGGGTGGAGAAGCCCGGCCGGAAGACGAGCTCGATGGCCTCGCGCTCGGACAGGGCGGCGGCCTGGTGGTCAGTGAGCAGGCGCTTGCGCACCGCCACCTCGCGCAGCCGCTGCGGATCCATGCCGCGGCCGTCGTCGTCCACCTCGATGCTGAGCATGTCGCCGTCGACCCGCACGCGGATGCGCAGGCGGCCCGCGTTGGGCTTGCCGAGCATGCGCCGCTCGTCGGGCGTCTCCAGGCCGTGGTCCACGCCGTTGCGCAGCAGGTGCACGAGCGCGTCGCGCACGTCGTTGAGCATGGAGCGGTCCACGCCCAGGTCGGCGTTCTCGATGACCAGGTCCACTTCCTTGCCCTGGGCGCGCGACAGGTCTCGCACCGCGCGGGGGAAGGCGTCGAACACGGTGGACAGGGGCACCAGCCGCGCCTCGGCCACGTGGTCGGCCATCATGGCCAGGCTGCTGTGCAGCGTCTCGATGCCGTCGCCGTTGGTGCGCACGAAGCGGAACGCGTCGTCGCGCAGCATGTGCAGGTCGCCCTCGATGTGCTCGAGGTCGTTGCGCATCACGTTGGGCACGTCCAGGCGCTCGGCCAGCTTGAGGAAGCGGTCGCCCAGGCGCGAGAAGCGCTGGAGCAGCGACTCGATCTGCGAGGCGCGCAGACGGCCCCGGGCGCTCTCCACGAGCAGGTCACCCGCGAGCAGGCCGAGCGAGTCGAGCACCTCGACGTTCACGCGGATGCTGCGGTCGGCCAGGGCCTTGTGCGCGTGCGGCTCCTCGTGGTGCTCGGCCTTGGCGGCGCGAGCGAGGGGGGCCGGGGGCGGCGCGGCGGGCGCCGGGAAGGGCTCCACGGACTCGGCGGTGACCTCGAGCACGTTGGGCGCGTGCGGCACGGGCTCCGCGGGGGGCGCGGCCGGACGGATCGCGGGCAGCGCCGTGTAGGACGCCCCCTTGACGCCGCCAATGGGCGGCACCGCGTGACCGGAGGCGGCGGACAGGGCCTCGCACATCTCCTGGGAGGCGGGCGTGCCTCCCTGGGCCCCGGAGTGATCCTCCAAGAGGTCCGAGATGGTGTCGCACGCGCGCAGCAGCAGGTCGGTCGCCACCTCGGTGGCCGCCTTGCCGTCCCGCTCGGCGCGCAGCAGGTCCTCGGCCGCGTGGGCGATTTGACCGATGGCGGCCAGGCCCAGCATGCGGGCCTCGCCTTTCATCGTATGCAGTTCGCGCGCGACCTCGTCCGCCGCTTGATCCGCCGTGGGCTTCTCGAGGTCGAGAACACCCAGCTGGATCTTTTGCAGACGGTCGGCGCTGACCTCCTGGAACTTCTGCAGGAGGGATCTCTTGAGGGCTTCGGTATCCATGACCGGAGGGAACCCGGGCGACGTTCACGCCTCCCGGGTGGGCCCTCCCGCTCCTGTCGTCAGTCGGCCTTGAAGCGCTTGATGAGTTCCGCCAGCCGTCCGGCGAGCTGGTTGAGCTCGGCGGCGGCACCCGTGGCCTGCTTGGAGGCCGAGGTGGTCTGGCGCGTCACGTCCTCGATCTCCGCCATGGAGGCCACCACCTGCTCGGTGGCCGTGCGCTGCTGCTGGGTGGCGAGGTTGATGACCCGCGCCGCGTCGCTCGTCTCCTGCACGCCGGCGAGGATGCCCTCGACGGCCTGGGCCGCCACCGCGCCGAGCTTCTCACCGGACTCGGTGGCCTCCTTGGAGGCCTCCGCCGCGGCGCCCGCGGCGGCCGTGGCCTCGCGGATCTCGGTGATGAGGTTCTTGATCTCCTTGGTGGACTCCATGACGTTCTCCGCCAGGCGCCGCATCTCGGCCGCCACGATGGAGAAGCCCTTGCCCGCCTCACCCGCGCGGCTGCCCTCGAGCGCCGCGTTGAGCGCGAGCAGGTCCGAGCGGTCGGCGATCTCGTCGATCACCTCGACCACCGTGCCGATGCGCTCGACGCGCTTGGACAGCTTGGTGATGGAGTCGGCCACCGCGACGCCGTCGCTGCGGATCTGCTGCATGGCCTGGATGAACTCGCCGATGGCGCCCCGGCCGGCGCGCGCCGCGCCCAGGGTCTCCTCGGCCACGCGCGCCACGCTGCCGGCGTTCTCGGCGATCTGCGCCGAGGCGTGCTTGAGCTCCTCCATGGTGGCGGTGGTCTCGTGGATGGCCGCCGCCTGCTCGGTGGAGCTCGTCTCGTGCTGGGTGGACGCGGCGAGCACCTGGTTGGAGGACGAGGACAGGCGCAGCGCCGCCTCGTTGATCTCCCGCACGAAGGTGCGCAGGGTCTCGATCACCTTGCCGAAGCCCTCGAGCAGCGGCCCGAGCTGGGCGTCCTCGGTGGTGGTGTTCCACGAGGCCAGGTCGCCCTCGCGCACCAGGGTGATGAGCGCGTCGATGGCCTGATCGATCTCCTGGGCCGCGACCTGCTTGCGGTGCTCGGAGACGGCATAGCGATCGAGCAGCTGGTTGAACAGGTTGGCCAGATCCGAGGACTCCTCGTCCACCGCGTTCTTGCCCACGCGCGCGTCGAGGTTGCCCGCGAGCACCGCGATCACGGTGTCGGTCAGGGGCTTGAGGGTGCCGGGCTTCTTCGGAGCGCGGGCGGCCGCGCCCTCGGCGGCGAACACTTCGTTCTTGGAATCAACGAGCGACATTGCCTTCAGTGCCTTCCTTGAGCATTCAAGGTTTCGAGAAGATCGATGAGCATCACGGGACGCTCCTGATCGAGGAACACACCCACCGTATAGGTCGCGGCGCCCGCCACGAGCGGCAACCGCCTCAAGTCCCGGATGGGAACAGGACGCACTCCCCGGATGGCGTCCACCTTGAGATGACCCTCGCCCTCGGGCGCATCGAAGACGAGCGCGCGATTGCCATGCCGCAAGGCGCCGAGCTCCGGCACCTTGAGGTCGTCGGGGAGTGAACGCTCGATGCGCAACACCTGCGACGCATCCGTTCCATACAGGACATCCCCCACCATGAAGAAGAGGACGTCCACCTCGTCGCGCGTGGGCGCGACATCGTCGTAGATCATCTCACCACCGCGCGCTGGCGAGCACTCTGCAAGAGCTTGGTGAAGTGGATGAGCGCCATGGTTTCCTGGAGGGCGGCGACCTCGTACACGCCGATCAGGTGCTCGGCGGCGGCGTCCCCGCCCAGGGGCGGCGGGAGGATGTCGGCCACGGGGACGCGGCGCAGGCCGAGCACCGCGTCGGCCACCACGCCCACGCGGTAGTTGCCGCTCATGCCGATGAAGAGCCGGGTACGCGGCCCCACCCGAGCCTCGCCCTTGCCGAGAAAGCGCAGCAGATCCATCACGGGGATGACCTCGCCGCGATGTCCCGTGACGCCCAGGAGGAAGGAAGGAGTGCGGGGCAGGGGCGTCATCGGCCCTGTCCGAATGACCTCGAGCACGTTCTCACTGGGAACCGCGAGGCGGAGTTCGCCTGCGCGGAAACAGAAGAATTCCTGCTCGGGTCGGGCCTGACTCGCGATGGCCCGGTCGGGGGCCATTCGGAGCGCACGCTGGAGGGGAGTGTTGGTCAAGGCGCCAAAGTATCCGGAGGCGAGCGAAGTGGGTCAAGAGTGGACCGAATCACATGGTCCGGGCCTTCTCAACGGTGTAGGGTGACTGCCGTATTCCAGGGGAGGAAGATGTCTCGCGTACTGGTCATCGATGATAGCCCGATGCTGGTGGAACTGACGGTGAGGGCGCTCTCCGCCGCTGGCTACCACGCCACCGGAGCGACCGACCTTGCGAGCCTCGAAGTGAAGCTCTCCGAGGGGCCGTTCTCGCTCATCCTCATGGACGTGAACATGCCGGAGATGTTCGGCGACGACGTCGTCGAGTACCTCCGCACGCAGAAAAAGGTCACGTCCAAGCTGGTGCTCTACTCGGACATCTCCGAGGAGGAGCTCGCGGCCAAGACGCGCCAGTCCGGCGCGGATGCCTACATCCTCAAGGGCGGCGGCCTGGAGGCCGTCATCGGCGGGATCATGCGCATCCTGGGCGCGCCGCCCGTGTCGACCGCGCCCCGGCCCGCCGCTTCGGCGGCCGCCCCCCGCCCCGCTGCTCCGGCGGCCGCGCCCCGGCCCGCCGCGCCAGGGGTCGCCGCTCCCCGCGCGCCCGGAGCGCCCGCGCCCGCCGCCCGGCCCGTCGCGGCCCCCGGCACCGCGCCCACGGGGGCTCCGGCGGCTCGCCCCCTCGCGCCCGCTTCGGCGGCGGCGCCCGGCGCGGCCCCCGTCGCCCGTCCCGCGCCCGTCGCGGGACAGCCCGGGGCCCCGCGTCCCGCCGCGGCGTCCCCCGTTCCGGGCGCGGCGCCCACGACGCCCGCCGCGACAGCCCCCGTCCGGGCCCCCGTGAGCGCCCCCGGCGCCGCGCCCGTCGCCCGTCCCGCCGCCACTCCCGCGGGCACCGCGCCCCCCGCCGCGCCCCGGCCCCCGGCTGCGGCGCCCGGGGCCGCGCCGCGTCCGGCGATGCCCGGACAACCGGCCCCCGCCGGAGCGACCGCTCCCGGGGCCCGTCCCGCCGCCCCGGCGCCCGCGACCCGCCCCGCCCCCACGGCGCCTCCCCCGGGCGGAGCGGCGACTCCGGCCGGAGCCGCCCCGGCGCCAAGGCCCGCGGGCCCCGCCGAGGCCCCGCCGCGCACCACCCTGTCGCCCCTCTCTCAGGTGCCCGCCGTGCGTCCCGCGGCGAGCGCGCCCGTGGCCACCGCCGCGCCCGCCCCGGCGCCCGCGCCCGTGGCCACCGCCGCGCCCGTGGCCACCGCCGCGCCCGCTCCGGCGCCCGTGACGGCCCCGGCGCCCGGGCCCACCGCCCCGGCCGTCTCCTCGGGGGGCTTCCCCTCGGCGGCGAAGATGGCGGCGGCGGCCGGCCGCAAGCCCCGCATCCTCATCGTCGACGACAGCGAGATGACGGCCCGCATCATCGAGGCGGATCTCGTGTCCAAGGGCTTCGAGGTCCACATCGCCGACTCCGCGGACAAGGCGACGAAGATCATCCTCAAGAAGCAGACGCGTCCGGACCTGGTGCTGCTCGACGTGCGCATGCCCAACGTGAACGGCGAGCAGTTCTGCCGCTTCATCAAGAGCAACAGCCTCTTCAAGGGCATCAAGGTGCTGTTGTGCTCCGGCGAGAACATCGAGGAGCTGCAGCGCATCTGCCGCGAGGCCGGCGCCGATGGCTACGTGCCCAAGGACGCCGTGCTGGGCAACCTGGTGGCCAAGGAGCTCAACCCCGTGGTCACGGGCGCCGAGTAGTCCCGGCGCCCGCCCTCCCCGCCCGGGCCGCTACACGCCCGGGGGGCGCTGGAAGGGGCCCGTCACGTCCGTGAGCGCCTCGGCCACGGACAGGAGGGCCTCGTCGCCCCAGCGGCGCCCCACCACCTGCACCCCGAGCGGCAGCGCCCGCGCGTCCGCGCGCGGCAGGGGCATGGCCACGACGGGGTGGCCCGTCAGGTTGAAGAGGCTGGGCAGGCCCGCGGTGCCCTCCATGTACTGCACGCGCCGCGCGTCCACCTCCAGCCACTCGCCGCTCTGGCGGTGGGTGAAGGCCGGGCTCATCGTCACCGGGCACAGCCAGGCGTCCCAGCCCGACAGGAAGGACTCGAGCCGCGCCATCATCTCATCGCGCACGGCGAGCGCCTGGGTGTAGTCGGACATCCGGCCCCACAGCCCGCGGATGATGCCGCGGTTGATGGCGGAGTCGCCGCGCATGGAGCGGAAGTACAGGGCCGTCATGACGCGCGCGACGTTCGGAATCTCCGAGCCCACCTCCGCGCCGAGCAGCATGCCCCAGGCGAGCCACACCCGCTCGAAGTCGATGGGCGGCGTGCGGCGCTCCACCACGCACCCCGCGGCCTCCAGCGCGCGCGCCAGGCTCGCCAGCGCCGAGCGGATCTCCGCGGTGACGGGCAGGCCGCCGAAGTCGTCCGTCCACAGGAAGCGGTAC includes:
- a CDS encoding CheR family methyltransferase; the protein is MLTVTSRALQQLASLLLERAGLKITPDGYHSLRLALSTRMPIVGLEDSEEYVRRLRGMEDELRALLPLVTVGHTEFFRDPKQFRALESRILPEALARARREMRRVSIWSAGCATGEEPYSLAMVLAELGALPIEVDLWATDLNLAAVQAAKQGRFAARRVAGMATERRIRFFRPVEDGQEIVSSLKDYVRFDGQNLAVPVFEKVKPESLDLILCRNVIIYFDLPTIRALMDRFLMALRPGGLLLLGYSESLFKVYDRFEMVEVEGSFIYRRPLKPLEPRAPGAGPKSQTLNALPPITAAERAAVLAAASSTASSLGKPKPRKVAPRPVLASTQALHQALDAGESKAPVLAASELPQAETTPTRKTPRLTAEFLAASRERPAPEMPAWSLMLSPGERLNAAVRMMERGDFVSAVATVEQLLVDEPSHLDALLTVGNLYSLTGRMSDARDAFGQALNREPLCVEARVFGGLAALQAGELAEARAELGKALFLEPSLAIGHYLMAQVHERLSDNEAARRSYRNAIAQLRFPQRPLAGHYPELPDSAEAISRAARYALAALEEGPLL
- a CDS encoding chemotaxis protein CheB; the encoded protein is MDVGASAYRVLLVGEVFRGAARGLFDGAVLAPSGTVCAFSDALESVQRQHPDVVMVDLSSPESLKAIARVMGERPVPVLALHPGLLSDAEAFQALASGAVDVLPRPAEPGLDFWQAVGRKLLLLAEVRVTRPVGQSKPVRPTAEAAPYPLVAIASSLGGPKALSVLLKTLPADFPAPVCICQHISEGFTEGLAQWLGSSSVLRVVEASDGEAMVPGSIYIARSGAHLLVRPRGLLSLEPSPPVRGFRPSCDVLLMSAAESFSTRVLGVILTGMGRDGARGLKEIRERGGRTIAQDKATCAVYGMPKEAVRLGAAEEVLPLDQIGPTLTKWVRTC
- a CDS encoding hybrid sensor histidine kinase/response regulator is translated as MDTEALKRSLLQKFQEVSADRLQKIQLGVLDLEKPTADQAADEVARELHTMKGEARMLGLAAIGQIAHAAEDLLRAERDGKAATEVATDLLLRACDTISDLLEDHSGAQGGTPASQEMCEALSAASGHAVPPIGGVKGASYTALPAIRPAAPPAEPVPHAPNVLEVTAESVEPFPAPAAPPPAPLARAAKAEHHEEPHAHKALADRSIRVNVEVLDSLGLLAGDLLVESARGRLRASQIESLLQRFSRLGDRFLKLAERLDVPNVMRNDLEHIEGDLHMLRDDAFRFVRTNGDGIETLHSSLAMMADHVAEARLVPLSTVFDAFPRAVRDLSRAQGKEVDLVIENADLGVDRSMLNDVRDALVHLLRNGVDHGLETPDERRMLGKPNAGRLRIRVRVDGDMLSIEVDDDGRGMDPQRLREVAVRKRLLTDHQAAALSEREAIELVFRPGFSTREEVTDISGRGVGMDVVKKKVESLGGSVGIVSRLGRGSTFTLRLPQSLALMKVLLVRLGDDVYGIPAADVVAVMRVKPDDRMEVFGTLAVKHRGKPIALVGLGPLLGVNGGNRFDKPPAVVVRHGDDHAALVVDGFVDEREVAVKPCGGEFLKGAAFIAGTAALEDGRIAVLLHVPDIMTEVRRMARPVTQGTSIKRLKVLLVDDSPIARATESALVKALGHSVDEAQDGEEGYLRAQSQPYDLILTDVQMPRLDGFSFTRRLKSTAGLARTPVIVLSSLASPEDRRRGAEAGADAYLVKGELGVESLAQTIDRLT
- a CDS encoding methyl-accepting chemotaxis protein, which codes for MSLVDSKNEVFAAEGAAARAPKKPGTLKPLTDTVIAVLAGNLDARVGKNAVDEESSDLANLFNQLLDRYAVSEHRKQVAAQEIDQAIDALITLVREGDLASWNTTTEDAQLGPLLEGFGKVIETLRTFVREINEAALRLSSSSNQVLAASTQHETSSTEQAAAIHETTATMEELKHASAQIAENAGSVARVAEETLGAARAGRGAIGEFIQAMQQIRSDGVAVADSITKLSKRVERIGTVVEVIDEIADRSDLLALNAALEGSRAGEAGKGFSIVAAEMRRLAENVMESTKEIKNLITEIREATAAAGAAAEASKEATESGEKLGAVAAQAVEGILAGVQETSDAARVINLATQQQRTATEQVVASMAEIEDVTRQTTSASKQATGAAAELNQLAGRLAELIKRFKAD
- a CDS encoding Frizzy aggregation protein FrzB, with the protein product MIYDDVAPTRDEVDVLFFMVGDVLYGTDASQVLRIERSLPDDLKVPELGALRHGNRALVFDAPEGEGHLKVDAIRGVRPVPIRDLRRLPLVAGAATYTVGVFLDQERPVMLIDLLETLNAQGRH
- a CDS encoding chemotaxis protein CheW — translated: MAPDRAIASQARPEQEFFCFRAGELRLAVPSENVLEVIRTGPMTPLPRTPSFLLGVTGHRGEVIPVMDLLRFLGKGEARVGPRTRLFIGMSGNYRVGVVADAVLGLRRVPVADILPPPLGGDAAAEHLIGVYEVAALQETMALIHFTKLLQSARQRAVVR